A single genomic interval of Trichosurus vulpecula isolate mTriVul1 chromosome 6, mTriVul1.pri, whole genome shotgun sequence harbors:
- the LOC118855156 gene encoding olfactory receptor 5B2-like, giving the protein MASIDNRTHVKEFILLGLTDAPELQVPLFILFTLIYLITMVGNLGMIALISQDSHLHTPMYFFLSNLSLVDFAYSSVITPKVMAGFLTGNKAISYNGCATQMFFFIAFATTENYLLAVMAYDRQAAVCRPLHYTTTMTSSVCASLAIGSYVCGFLDSAIHTFFTFSLSFCSSNVIHHFFCDIPVLLALSCSDTHTTQWLVFLLGGFSGFCAILVILKSYLFIFRTILRIHSAEGRQKAFSTCASHLSTVCLLYGTVSFIYFKPSSSHSMDTDKVVSVFYTMAIPMLNPLVYSLRNKDVKSAFRKATWGVGEQ; this is encoded by the coding sequence ATGGCATCTATAGATAACAGGACACATGTGAAAGAGTTCATCCTTTTGGGATTAACAGATGCCCCAGAGCTTCAGGTGCCCCTCTTTATCCTGTTCACCCTCATCTACCTCATCACCATGGTGGGGAACCTGGGCATGATAGCCTTGATCTCCCAGGACTCCCATCTCCACACtcccatgtattttttccttagTAACCTCTCTCTGGTGGATTTTGCTTACTCCTCAGTTATTACACCCAAGGTCATGGCTGGGTTTCTCACAGGGAATAAGGCCATCTCTTACAATGGATGTGCTAcacaaatgttcttttttataGCCTTTGCAACCACTGAAAATTATCTCCTGGCTGTTATGGCCTATGATCGCCAGGCAGCTGTCTGTAGGCCCCTCCATTACACTACCACCATGACATCAAGTGTGTGTGCCAGTCTGGCCATTGGTTCCTATGTCTGTGGCTTTCTGGATTCTGCTATCCACACATTTTTCACCTTTAGCCTGTCCTTTTGTAGTTCCAATGTGATCCATCACTTCTTCTGTGATATTCCTGTCCTCCTGGCTCTCTCCTGCTCTGATACCCACACCACTCAATGGCTGGTCTTTTTACTAGGGGGATTCAGTGGCTTTTGTGCCATCCTAGTCATCTTGAAGTCCTACCTGTTCATCTTTAGAACCATCCTGAGGATCCACTCTGCTGAGGGTAGGCAGAAAGCATTCTCTACCTGTGCCTCCCACCTGTCAACAGTCTGCCTATTGTATGGGACAGTCAGTTTCATTTACTTCAAACCCAGTTCCAGTCATTCCATGGACACAGACAAAGTGGTGTCAGTGTTCTACACCATGGCCATTCCCATGCTCAACCCTCTGGTCTATAGCTTGAGAAACAAAGATGTCAAGAGTGCTTTCAGGAAAGctacctggggggtgggggagcaatGA
- the LOC118852676 gene encoding olfactory receptor 5B12-like produces the protein MASMENRTQVNAFILLGLTNAPELQKSVFMLFTIIYLITVVENLGMVTLISWDSHLHTPMYFFLSNLYLVDFGYSSAITPKVIAGCLTGNNVISYNGCVTQMLFFLAFGSTENWLLATMAYDCHATVSRPLHYTTTMTTRVCAGLIIASHSCGFLNAAIHTGNTFSLSFCNSNVIHHFFCDIPPLLDLSCSDSYTIEWVLFIVGGFNAFFAILVIFTSYSLIFLTILRIRSLEGRQKAFSTCASHLTAVSIFYGSTIFTYLQPSSNHSMDMDKMASVFYTMVIPMLNPLIYSLRNKEVKSAFKKAAWRQRLS, from the coding sequence ATGGCATCTATGGAGAACAGGACACAGGTGAATGCATTCATCCTTTTAGGATTAACCAATGCCCCAGAGCTTCAGAAGTCCGTCTTTATGCTGTTCACCATCATCTACCTCATCACCGTGGTGGAGAACCTGGGCATGGTAACCCTGATCTCTTGGGATTCCCACCTCCACACtcctatgtattttttcctcAGTAACCTCTATCTGGTGGATTTTGGTTACTCTTCAGCCATTACACCCAAGGTGATAGCCGGATGTCTCACAGGGAATAACGTCATCTCTTATAATGGATGCGTTACCCAGATGCTCTTCTTCTTGGCCTTTGGCTCCACCGAAAATTGGCTCCTAGCAACCATGGCCTATGATTGCCATGCAACTGTGTCTAGGCCTCTTCACTATACCACAACCATGACAACAAGAGTGTGTGCTGGGCTGATCATTGCTTCCCATAGCTGTGGTTTTCTGAATGCTGCCATTCACACAGGAAACACCTTTAGCCTCTCCTTCTGTAACTCCAATGTGATCCATCATTTCTTCTGTGACATTCCCCCACTCTTGGATCTCTCTTGCTCTGATAGCTACACCATAGAATGGGTGCTCTTTATTGTAGGGGGATTCAATGCATTTTTTGCCATCCTGGTTATCTTCACCTCCTACTCACTTATTTTCCTCACCATCCTGAGGATCCGCTCTTTGGAAGGCCGGCAGAAAGCCTTCTCCACTTGTGCTTCCCACCTCACAGCAGTGTCCATATTCTATGGGTCAACAATCTTCACATACTTACAACCCAGCTCTAATCATTCCATGGACATGGACAAAATGGCATCAGTGTTCTACACCATGGTCATTCCCATGCTGAATCCTCTGATTTATAGCTTGAGGAACAAAGAAGTCAAGAGTGCTTTTAAGAAAGCTGCCTGGAGACAAAGACTTTCATAG